One Streptomyces sp. NBC_01237 genomic region harbors:
- a CDS encoding Lrp/AsnC family transcriptional regulator yields MDRLDREILGILQEDARISYRDLGVRVGLSANAAGDRVRRMRRDGVIRGFTVIVDPAADTRSGLVVFIDVSLRLDTTNEEFERSVLMLPGITEVVHVTGGHDYLVRATAADPGSLDTLLRRLKRDAGVAHSNTRIALRAAPSH; encoded by the coding sequence ATGGACCGGCTGGACAGGGAAATCCTCGGCATTCTCCAGGAAGACGCGCGGATCTCGTACCGGGATCTGGGCGTACGCGTCGGGCTCAGCGCCAACGCCGCGGGCGACCGGGTGCGCCGTATGCGCCGCGACGGAGTCATCCGCGGCTTCACCGTCATCGTCGACCCGGCCGCCGACACCCGCTCCGGCCTGGTCGTCTTCATCGACGTGAGCCTGCGCCTCGACACGACGAACGAGGAGTTCGAGCGCTCCGTGCTGATGCTGCCCGGCATCACCGAGGTGGTGCATGTGACGGGCGGGCACGACTACCTCGTACGCGCCACGGCCGCCGACCCCGGCTCCCTGGACACACTGCTGCGACGGCTCAAACGGGACGCGGGTGTGGCGCACTCCAACACCAGGATCGCGCTGAGAGCGGCACCGTCCCACTAG